In one window of Maniola hyperantus chromosome 18, iAphHyp1.2, whole genome shotgun sequence DNA:
- the LOC138403584 gene encoding uncharacterized protein has protein sequence MNKESHQELIAVELLSADETVVFNEVALFNNVDTLILAGEAVAGIVLFKSVPFAAKIVEGGYLLPDPDPDQLVDGYLLPDPDPKFDPPPDNPVDDDGYFGAPLPNPERPVDDGYLGALLPNPDSPDDDDGYLGALLPNPDSPDDDDGYLGALLPNPDSPDDDDGYLGALLPNPDSPDDEEGYFGALLPKPKPDSPDDDDGYFGALLPNPDKPEEDEGYLGTLLPKLDQLEEGLLLPELDQLEEGLLLPKLDQLEDGLLAELDPQLRPQLDPDDRPEEEEPYLLHSE, from the exons ATGAACAAAGAAAGCCACCAAG AATTGATTGCTGTTGAATTACTTTCTGCGGATGAAACTGTGGTGTTCAACGAAGTTGCGTTATTCAACAATGTCGATACACTTATATTGGCAGGAGAAGCTGTTGCTGGCATTGTACTATTCAAAAGTGTCCCATTCGCTGCTAAAATAG TTGAAGGTGGGTATTTACTTCCTGATCCTGATCCAGACCAGCTCGTTGATGGATATCTGCTGCCGGATCCTGATCCAAAGTTTGATCCTCCTCCCGATAATCCAGTGGATGATGATGGGTACTTTGGAGCTCCGCTTCCGAATCCAGAAAGACCAGTAGACGATGGGTATTTAGGTGCACTGCTTCCAAATCCAGATAGTCCGGATGATGACGATGGGTATTTGGGTGCACTGCTTCCAAATCCAGATAGTCCAGATGATGACGATGGGTATTTAGGTGCACTGCTTCCAAATCCAGATAGTCCAGATGACGATGATGGGTATTTAGGTGCACTGCTTCCAAATCCAGATAGTCCAGATGATGAGGAAGGGTACTTTGGAGCACTACTTCCAAAACCAAAACCAGATAGTCCAGACGATGACGATGGGTATTTTGGAGCACTACTACCGAATCCAGATAAGCCAGAAGAAGATGAAGGGTACTTAG GTACACTACTTCCGAAACTCGACCAACTAGAAGAAGGCTTGCTACTCCCGGAACTCGACCAACTTGAAGAAGGCTTGCTACTCCCGAAACTTGACCAACTAGAGGACGGTTTACTTGCTGAACTCGATCCCCAACTTCGGCCCCAGCTGGACCCAGACGACCGTCCCGAAGAAGAAGAACCGTATCTTTTACATTCGGAATAG